From the genome of Fundulus heteroclitus isolate FHET01 unplaced genomic scaffold, MU-UCD_Fhet_4.1 scaffold_122, whole genome shotgun sequence, one region includes:
- the LOC118558304 gene encoding uncharacterized protein LOC118558304 isoform X2, with product MKHSSNPEVIKEKMKATFQHRQKLLHDLEQSSFILDHFPRFLDTPGLDFIRLFGEDISGKFIARWPTFYKPRVITVSKSLRQSSHLDELLSAQEESGEYEWDRDLAAILLLVHLLPPTAKGKRQGKISAPEAADRVVKFMKAGTSFTTFLARVGSTQPFLLCVGENKSTIQRFYIILDQKPIPCVAQTAVAAFDKLFKAHFVFAVSYDATLLNFYTFIQTTVYGIDVATAKESPRVKEIRVRINNI from the exons ATGAAGCATTCGTCAAACCCAGAAGTCATCAAGGAGAAAATGAAGGCAACATTTCAACATAGACAGAAACTGCTGCATGATCTGGAGCAGTCATCATTCATCTTGGATCACTTCCCAAGATTCTTGGATACACCAGGCTTA GACTTCATTAGGCTCTTTGGGGAAGACATCTCTGGAAAGTTCATTGCAAGATGGCCTACATTCTACAAACCGAGGGTCATCACTGTCAGCAAAAGCCTTCGACAGAGTTCTCATCTGGATGAGCTTCTGTCCGCTCAGGAGGAATCAGGTGAATATG AATGGGACAGAGACTTGGCAGCCATTCTCCTGCTGGTTCATCTCTTGCCTCCAACTGCAAAGGGGAAGAGACAGGGTAAAATCAGTGCACCTGAGGCAGCTGACCGTGTAGTCAAGTTCATGAAG GCGGGGACAAGCTTTACAACATTCCTTGCCAGAGTTGGATCTACACAGCCCTTCCTCCTTTGTGTGGGAGAAAATAAGAGCACTATCCAGAGGTTTTATATCATCCTGGATCAGAAGCCTATTCCCTGTGTGGCACAGACTGCAGTGGCTGCTTTCGACAAACTGTTTAAGGCACActttgtgtttgctgtgtcttaCGATGCAACCCTCCTCAACTTCTACACATTCATCCAAACAACGGTTTATGGCATTGACGTGGCCACAGCAAAGGAGAGCCCCAGAGTCAAAGAAATCAGAGTGAGGATTAACAACATTTGA
- the LOC118558304 gene encoding uncharacterized protein LOC118558304 isoform X1, whose translation MKHSSNPEVIKEKMKATFQHRQKLLHDLEQSSFILDHFPRFLDTPGLIEQDFIRLFGEDISGKFIARWPTFYKPRVITVSKSLRQSSHLDELLSAQEESGEYEWDRDLAAILLLVHLLPPTAKGKRQGKISAPEAADRVVKFMKAGTSFTTFLARVGSTQPFLLCVGENKSTIQRFYIILDQKPIPCVAQTAVAAFDKLFKAHFVFAVSYDATLLNFYTFIQTTVYGIDVATAKESPRVKEIRVRINNI comes from the exons ATGAAGCATTCGTCAAACCCAGAAGTCATCAAGGAGAAAATGAAGGCAACATTTCAACATAGACAGAAACTGCTGCATGATCTGGAGCAGTCATCATTCATCTTGGATCACTTCCCAAGATTCTTGGATACACCAGGCTTA aTCGAGCAGGACTTCATTAGGCTCTTTGGGGAAGACATCTCTGGAAAGTTCATTGCAAGATGGCCTACATTCTACAAACCGAGGGTCATCACTGTCAGCAAAAGCCTTCGACAGAGTTCTCATCTGGATGAGCTTCTGTCCGCTCAGGAGGAATCAGGTGAATATG AATGGGACAGAGACTTGGCAGCCATTCTCCTGCTGGTTCATCTCTTGCCTCCAACTGCAAAGGGGAAGAGACAGGGTAAAATCAGTGCACCTGAGGCAGCTGACCGTGTAGTCAAGTTCATGAAG GCGGGGACAAGCTTTACAACATTCCTTGCCAGAGTTGGATCTACACAGCCCTTCCTCCTTTGTGTGGGAGAAAATAAGAGCACTATCCAGAGGTTTTATATCATCCTGGATCAGAAGCCTATTCCCTGTGTGGCACAGACTGCAGTGGCTGCTTTCGACAAACTGTTTAAGGCACActttgtgtttgctgtgtcttaCGATGCAACCCTCCTCAACTTCTACACATTCATCCAAACAACGGTTTATGGCATTGACGTGGCCACAGCAAAGGAGAGCCCCAGAGTCAAAGAAATCAGAGTGAGGATTAACAACATTTGA